The Metarhizium brunneum chromosome 3, complete sequence DNA window TTTCTCGTTGAAAAAAAGGAGGGAGAGGGATAAACAAAAACTTACAGGACTGTTGAGCATCTGCTGTCGCTTGTTACGTCCCTTTTTGATGTGGCTCTTGAGAGCGCTTGAATCCAGCGGTTTCAGGAGCTCAAAACTGCAAAGTAGCTCAGAAGATACAGACATGACTGCTCCCCAATTATCAAATTCACCACAGTACTGCAGAATCTAGTTAGTACATCGCCAACGATACACATGCAAAGCCAAAAGTGCCAACTCACATTTGGCGCGCTAAACACGGTAACCAAGACCCTGTCATTGAAAAATTCATAGCCGTCTTCAACAACCATGTGTGCTCGGCATATGAGGTCAAAATCGTGTACGGCCAAAAACTCAGTAATGACTCGTTTGCCGAAACAATAACTCACGCCTCTCTCATTTGCTTCCCAATCCTGTTCCATGTCTGCGGGGTCAGACCACAGCAAATCGTTGAGCAAGCCGTAGTCGGGAACATCGGTCGGCCGAGCAATATTTCGAATGTCGTCCATGTGACTGAGAGCGGGTGAAAGCCCACCATGCACGCAGAAAATTTTGCCCGCTACAATGGCCGCGATGGGCAGCGTGTTGAAGCAGTCGATAAAGGTCTTCCAAATCTTGACATTGCACCGCCGTTTACACTCATCATAGAACCCATACACTCGTGTCACATTGGCGCACTCGTGGTTTCCGCGGAGCAAAAAGAAGTTTTCGGGGAACTTGAGCTTGTagcagagcagcagcaggatggTCTCTAGTGACATCTTGCCGCGGTCGACGTAGTCTCCCAGGAAGAGGTAGTTTGCCATGGGCGGAAAGCCACACATTTCAAACATGCGGATGAGATCCGTATATTGGCCGTGGACATCTCCAACAATCTTGACCGGCGCATCGAGTTCCAGTAATGCTGGTTGCGAAAGAAAAACTTCCCGAGCCCGCTGGCAAATGGCCACAATTTCTGCATTCTTCAGACACGCGCTCTTGGTCACCTTGCCGGCGTAGCCTGCGTCCAGAAGCCGCTTAATGTAGTCGTCAAGGTCCATATCCTTAATCtccgacatggccatgttgccgttAGATTCAACCTTGGTCGTAGAGTCCATGGAAGGTGAGTTCT harbors:
- the pzh1 gene encoding Serine/threonine-protein phosphatase PP-Z translates to MGNQASKEGNGSSTGKGSGSDGPLQSYPSMSRSDTKESSRSFRSLRSKIPGSSSSKSVNNTDSPRNSALLPNGESNSEKALDAASVRSGRSGRSSASRNSRGDLPSLKHNSTDLSSADPAIFEHQPPPSPVLSSAKGAAHDVAAAQASGEVDHVSDQPPTASNASATAHMLSPGQPILVKRDSTVNNIQNSPSMDSTTKVESNGNMAMSEIKDMDLDDYIKRLLDAGYAGKVTKSACLKNAEIVAICQRAREVFLSQPALLELDAPVKIVGDVHGQYTDLIRMFEMCGFPPMANYLFLGDYVDRGKMSLETILLLLCYKLKFPENFFLLRGNHECANVTRVYGFYDECKRRCNVKIWKTFIDCFNTLPIAAIVAGKIFCVHGGLSPALSHMDDIRNIARPTDVPDYGLLNDLLWSDPADMEQDWEANERGVSYCFGKRVITEFLAVHDFDLICRAHMVVEDGYEFFNDRVLVTVFSAPNYCGEFDNWGAVMSVSSELLCSFELLKPLDSSALKSHIKKGRNKRQQMLNSPPASVQPQSV